A single Flavobacterium sp. 1 DNA region contains:
- the rpsQ gene encoding 30S ribosomal protein S17: MEEKRNLRKERVGVVTSNKMDKSIVVAQVTKVKHPLYGKFVLKTKKFVAHDETNDCNIGDTVRISETRPLSKSKCWRLVEILERAK; the protein is encoded by the coding sequence ATGGAAGAAAAAAGAAATTTAAGAAAAGAAAGAGTTGGGGTTGTTACTTCAAACAAAATGGATAAATCCATTGTGGTTGCTCAGGTAACTAAAGTAAAACACCCATTATACGGTAAGTTCGTGTTGAAAACAAAGAAATTTGTTGCACATGACGAAACAAACGACTGTAACATTGGAGATACTGTAAGAATTAGCGAAACGCGTCCTTTAAGTAAATCAAAATGTTGGAGATTAG